The segment aaatgaataaaaataaaattaattataatttaaataaaaaacaaaattttgttttgagtatattcccaaaatcatgtaAACATTGCCGTTGGAATCGacttttgtttttagttttttatttttattttttctttgtagAGCCTAATTAATAGTGAAGTTTGAATTTCATAATTAGGGACGAAAAAGTTGCTACAACTCTCATCACAATAAATTGAAAAGAAGAAAGTAATAATTTCAATAGCACATGCACCCATGTACTAAACCTAAATTATTGCAAAAATTTGTTGGTCATTCATTGATATTTGATACTTGTATTCATCAGTTTCCGCCGCTATACACCCTCCACCAATCTCTAACTATTCCTTTGAAAATGGCTCTCCCTTCTGCCCTAGGTATCAACCAAACTCTTGGAATTGATTTAATTAAGTTATACAAAATGTTGAAACAGCTTATATTATAAGAGGTACAAAGAGTCGTTAAAATAGAGTGAATAATGTGGAGAGCCGCTAGAACTAATGGATTGAGGGAGTCGAGGCCGTAATTGAGCAAAGTTTGGGTAATGAGCTTTGTCTCTTGTCTGCAGGTTTTATTGAAAGAAGGGATATCTATAAAGGCTTGAAGTGTGCCATTTTTCTCATGATAATATCTTGGTAAAGTCCCCCTtaagtcaagattaaggtatgagttAACAAACTTAgcaaattaaaaacattaattagATTAGATTTGATAGGATGATTATTATTGACGGTGTCGTAGCGATATTTCATCTCTAAATACATTTATAATAACTTGAGATATTCAAATGAATATACTAAAATTTGAATGCAGAAACATAGTACGAAGCTTAATCAATCACAAACAAATAATCATATCCATAGTAATTATTTGATAATTGTATGGTGTAgttctttatttttcataaacAGGGTTAGAATaccattaattaatttaattgaacATTTTAAAAACAAATTCGTTAATAATGTAGTCACTAATTATCAGTACAGTGGAATTAATGTGACATGAATATAATTGGGGTTAGGGAGGTAATAAGGAGTTGTTTTCAAGGCATTTAACCAAAGGGACCGTCATAATTAAAAACGCACTTCATTTTTGAAGGCAATATATACCTACTTCTatactatttgcatgtgaacagTCACCTTCCATTCTTCATTATTACTCATTAAAAACTTTACTAGAGATTAGCTCTCCCTCTTATTTATATAGCTGCTGCCCAGTGGATCACAAACTAGCTAAGCTAAGCTAACCTAACCTAACCTAGCCTTGGATTCAGTTTCATGTAATTAAACTCCCAACTACTACTACGAAATTCAAGTTGGAAACCCAACATTTCATAGTCATCGTACGAGATAATTCTTTAGATTCACGCCGATACACAGAAATTGAAGGacttatttctctttgatatatatacatgtagttcaatatgaaataaattcatatatattaGAGGACATGGCAGAAGCAAGTGTGGAAGAGTTGGGAAACATTGCCTGTTATTTTCTTGTTTCCATGAGAAGGTGTTGGGGGAACTATGGTTGAATTAGGAAGGAGTCAAGTGGGCAGGCTTGTTGATGTTCCTGGGCGTGCATGTGCATGTGCATGCATGGAGATTTTGCCAATACATGTTGACAAACTATGGGGTTTTTTGCGACAGTTTTCTTTCTACGGTGCTTGCTGGCAAATGCACATGCACGtgcatttttattatgttttttggTTTTAGacctattgctttcatatttatGCGTGTGGACTGTGGACAGCCAATAcaatttatgttaatatattgataaaaataatggaaatttatctaacacccccaaaatgtaaatttatataaattatatgattatgaaaataatattccgattttaaataaataaaatcatgataatgtattcaattatttatattcTTTCTTGGTAAACAGATATGTCCAACGATTGTCTTGAGCTAACAAGGCATATTTTTCTGGTACATGTAAAagataaataaacaaaaattcaaaggaatgataaaataatataatatttagttAACTTCAATTTCGAATTTAATTCATGGATTAACTCTACCTCTTAATAAGGAACAATTTTCTGAGATTGTGTTAACAATAATTATATTACTGCTGCAGTCAGTAAATcagatattttaaaaaatataacagtttaatgatttttctttctttttcctagaAAATTCAGGAACAAGAAgcattaaaagaaaatataaatattaattagttGTTGTTGCAGCTTTCTTAAATACCAAAGAGGGTTTAAttgaaaaactttttatttttttgaaaatatttataaaaatattttagaattttatcaaataatatttaaaaatcataaaacaaactaaagttaattaaaataatacctaaaattaatataaactatATGATTAAAACAAGAGTGTTGAGATTATTAAATCAATAAAATCATGAGCCAATTTATTGTCTTCAACTAACAAGGCATTTTTCTGGTATAACATGAAGAATATTAACAGCATGTGAATAATAAAATTCGTTTTactgataaaatatttatatttaaaaatctaaaatcgTGTGAGCAATAATTATATGCTGCTATAGTCAGCAAGTcagattataaaaaataataataataaagcagTTTTCtgaattttctttttcctttttcctgGAAActtcagtaaaaaaaaaaaaaaacattagaaGACACGAGAACAAGTTTTAGTGAGTTGTAGTTGCAGCTTTCTTAGGTAACAAAGAGAGTTTCTCGTCACTTTCATGCCATATGATGCCGTATGCTACAAAAACTtgtttaacattattaatttcccttacattattaaaagaaaaagtgcATTTTGAGTTATTGTCAGTGTTAGGTTTATTGGAAAAATTACGGCTTTTAGATTAATAAAGCTTGTAGTAAATGAAGAATAAAAAGTGCGTAGTAAATGAAATGTCTGCCTGCCTTGACAAAAAAGGACAACTCTCGAAATGGCCACtttatttttaactcaaaaaGTTGAATGGGGAGAAATTAAGTGTTAATAATTACACTAAATTCTTCCTTTTTCTATTATTGCTGACCTATTCGCTATTTGGGTATAAAATCTGATATATaacattttaaaatctttaatacTGCTATCATTCCTGAAAATCACGTATTTAGAATATAGTtgtttgtttaaaaataatataatttattttaaatatgaaaagttattttataattttttaattgagtTGGTGTAATTGGCTCTTACTATAACTTAGTCTGAAATTTTATTAACAGTATAGGTATATAATTAATagagaataaaattaaaatgtaacaaATTAGGCCTTGGTTGGAtagtaaatttaatatttttcaatataattaGCATGAGTTTAaatctcattatatgtatattttattattttttaaatttaaaaatcttaaatTACCATTTAATAACTTATTTTAAACACATAAAGGTTTTTTTTTCTTAAGCGAATTGATACTTGATTGACTTGTTATATCAATTTaatcaaaaattttattaataatatagacAAAATGATAAACGAATTGTTAGATTAATTAATTTGGATATTGATCCAAGCCAAACATAAGTATATTATTAAGGAATGTAGAATTCTAATAAACAATTTTACATTTCATGACCCAACAGTTTGCTTTAAAGGAGTTTATTTCAAGCCACTGTTTGCtagaaaaatctaaaaaaattgaaaatataagtTAGAATTATTTCTTCAAAAACCAACAAATTACacaaatataatataacatttaaatatctaaattcaaaacaaaaattaaaaaataagtgggaattattttttattttgagtaaAGCCTTATTTAAAATTCTTGTACAAATTCAAACAATATTATCCTGTTatttattgatattatatttttttaaaaaccctaaaagccTACATTTTCTTTACTCCCCACTTGTTCTAATTAAAACTTTCGGGTGAAATCAAGCCTCCAATGGCAAATATATGATCTTCTAGAGGGAACCTAGCTATAGACTTTattttttgaaagaaaattaaagctgttaaaaagtatttttttttaatattttcaaacttATTAAATTCATGGACAGTACTTGATTTAGAAACCCTAATCAATCAAGCCGATTGAGTTTCAACTTAGTTGATATCATTATTGAGTTTAAGCACATTTAagcatattttttatataaatattaaataagaattttgaaaaaaaacctTAATCAAGAATTGttgaaaaaaattaacaaaaacccACTTAATTTGTAGTTACAAATATTTGATGTATTTAATTAAAATGCAACATTTTGAATATAATTTGATTTGAAGGCATTAAATATCTCATGCGTCATCAtcagttaataataatataatatatttctaaATTCAAAATTGAAACTTTAAAAACAATATCCGAAACCTAAGgcttgaaagaaaaataaaataaaataattttaattttaattatgtttaaaattttgaatacaaaacttgaaattcaaaaccCCAAatctttaatttaaaataaaaacttgaaactcaaaatttaaacacagaaagaaaaacaaaataattataattaatatttaactatCTTTAATAcagttaatattatttattttcaagtccttcaaatttttttcatttttacaccAATAATGATGTAAAACAAATATTAATCATacattaaatttgtaaattagatctaaaaaataaaatatatacttttatattaataaatattagGTGTGatgataaattatattatatattttaaaaaaagaattGAATTCAAAGATTAAAAGTGTTGATTATTAGGAAAGTAACTGTGAActcaaaaaatattaattttataatttgaaaaacaaaaaaaaaatctgaataatataaaaaacaaTAATACTCCCATATGACAACCACCACCATAATGCTTTAATTCAAAATGGTCCCAACtagaaaacaaagaaagaaaaagggcaGGAAAACAGATTAAATCAAATCTTTCCGTACAAAGATGGATCGACTGACTGagtttataaaattttgttattatttattttagtaaacACTGATATACTTTTTAGGCATGCAATTGCAGGAGAGGCAACGCCCACCTACCTTCAACCCCAAACAGATCTCGTCTCTGTTAAAATTTGCAGGCCTACGCCTAGCTATCTCCTAAACGTTTCTCCTCTCACGTCTTCCACTGTTTGGTTCTCGAGAAATaaatcaatttacaaatttaatatcATTCATCTTCAACTTCCTTTACCTCTTTCAacccaaaattttcaatttattgcaCCGTCCTACTCGTATCGTATGTTCCCCGTGTATATTTCGctctatgtttttttttttaatcattttgtaaTAATTTGGTTttcctttttatatatatatatatatatatatttatttatttagggcTTGAATTTTTTACTTCATTTCtatgaattatttttaaatatatatatatttttatatttttatgtttattttattgtcTATATTGGAGATTTGTAAATATCTCTTTTAACAATATTGTCTCTTTAAACTCGTGTTCTTTTCttgttaaaaaatatatttaaattattttataattttaaatataaaatatttttacatcataaaaataataaattaataaaaaataaaattcgcTCCAATTCGATTTTAGTATCTACAACTTTTTAATTTACATTTCAAAAATAATCCAAACatcaattttcatttatttttctttttttcaaaaacCCTATATATGGTTATGAATTGAGCTTAAAATAAGCCTTGTAGATAAGTAAGATGAATTCGAATGCTTTTGGATTCTTGTAAGATAAACATGAAGTTTGAAGGAATCAGAGTATAAGATTTGGAACACTCTCTGATCTTTTAAGTCAATCTAGAGACTTTATCGTAAAGAAATGAAAGAATAGAGTGAAAAAAGAGactcaattaaaatttaaaattatttatattaattatttaaaaatacttaaaatttatatttcatataccacAATATTAACAATGAGTTGCcgtgaattattttattatatttacacTATCGTTCaagttgaatttttttaataccaaaataatactaACTTGGCATCGTAGTAATAATAACATgtaaaaataagaataatttacatttaattctattattaattttattataatttaagtttatatatttattctatatatcataatattaattacttaatacattattttaaatatttcgattataaattaagtttatatatttactatattataatattaatgaaattaaatattaaacatggacattttattttgtaaaagcattttttaacttcaatggtaaactaaattaatttcttGCTATTTTGGTTCTCCTCGTAACAGATATGTTTTAATATAGTTTTTGTATTgtacaaaaattaatttaatgtgATTAAGTTGTTATGTATTTGATATTAgtgtaaataaatataaaactcgTCTAAATATcgattcaatttttaaaattttataatgtatgtatttatttattttaaaaattatattttttaatatacttttattattcaaattattgaTATAATTGTAAGTTAGATTTtagtaaattaaaaatattatatgatataataaaattgaaaatatcACTAAACCAttatttagaaaaatattaatattattaattatatatatatatatatattactataaAAGTTTGACTGAGTTAGTGTTAGCCGTCAATCAAGTCCCAACTCaatcataaaaataccaaaatgtcaatttttttataaagcaataaatattattttgagggtatttgtatattttatataaataaatgaggAGTATTTGGTACACTCAATGTACTTTTTTTTATTCTACTAGTAGCCTTAAAAATTGACatgtttttttaatatatatttttaataatttactatatttttaataatttaaactaCCATAACATCTCTCCAATTCATAAATAAGTGAATAATACGTTTTAGCGTATTCGAATCCATTTTTTGTAACAATACTTATTCTAAGTGAGATAAGACTTTATGggcataattttattttatgtaataaaaaaaaaaaacctaaacggTAAATAGAAGTGGCAAAGGTTGAATCTCATGGGCTAGAAGGGAAAGGAAAACATTGTTTTATGAAACAAAATGACATGACGGTTCtaatttttccttctttctttattGTATTTGTGGTGTTGAGGAGAAGAAATATATAGAAAATGAATAAGTTGGTAATTACTAAATGTAGCAAAACCCGAAAACATTCTTTGACTCGAACATCCAggaataaataatgtataaatcaGTTGACTTGTAAAATAATCTACCCAGGGAGGGAAAATATTTGTGAAACTGGAAGGGATAAACCTATAaccatatttctttttaatttattgaccacatttttggtttattaaattgaattatgaaaaGAGACGGATCATATGGAAAAAGGTCCCACTTATCACCAGACTCGTGGCTTTGGGTCTGCGCAATCAGACAGTAGAAGCTCCCAAAAAGAGAAGTAAGGTCAAAAGAACCCCCCAACCCAACCTCCCTTTAAATTAAAAGCATCACTCTACTGTTTCCTTAGCCCGACTTTGACCCTTACCCCATTTTCAATTAAAATACCACACCCTTCCCAATATATGTCTTCTTGTTTGTCCCCCCAAACTTCGCtttcattatcattattatcCATATAATACGCGTAGAATAATTTAGGTACTATTTTGAGTTGGTTTTCaagaggattaaattaaaaagaaacGACAGCGCATCTTTCTCGCCTTTTCATGTGATTTAAATTTTAAACCCCCACCCTTGCTCTTTTACTGCAAAAAGAAAAGCGAATGAGCCCCCCCCATTTTTACTTTTTCATATATAAataaactgatcaaataaataaaagggaaaaGAGATGATGAGACAATCCCATGGCAGTATGGGACTTCTCACTGATCCTCCTCTTTTTATAATTTATCTCATtcaatatattttttctttttaagaaaaaacttttaacaaaaatatatctcacccaaaataaaaaaatcatgatATTTCCCATCTCCTTGCTATAAGCTGTACACTTCGTTATTCCAAGTTTCCTCTCTTCACCTCCCTACTTTTTAAATCTATCTATCTCTTGGAACCATCTTGTTCCCTAAATCTTCACAAATTCACAAAATTTCCACCCCCATGAAAATCataatgaaattgaataaaataaaaacaaggaaCCCCACCATAATCCCCCAATTTCTGTCCCCCCCCCCCCACCTCCTTTGAATGTACAGGAGCTTGCACCATCAAAATATGATGATGATGAATCAATCCTCACTTCACCCACCACCATTTCCAACCCTGCTGCAGTCGACTGAGATTGAGCTATCCCAAGATGTTTTGCTCACTAGCTTGGTTTTAAGTGTGCCCTGTGGAGTCTTAGCTCAAAGCTTGTAACGGGGGCCTGAACGATTTCCCCTATATGGGAGAACTGAAGTGGCATTTTCAGACTAGACACAGGCCAGATGTTTTATTCCAATTAGCCTTCTGATCATGCTCTACTCTTCTTCAATGAAAATTCTTCCTATAAAATCCCGAAACCTCTTCGAGTAGAGTTTTGGACCAACAGCTGATATTGAAGAAGGATCAGCTTGTAGTGATTTGTAGGCATGCTCCAATTTCTTGCTGATGTCGTAGTCTTGTAAGATGTCAATGATGCCAAAGTATAACACTACTTCATAAACTTCGCCACTATGTGAAAAGAGACCGACTCCACCCTGTGTATACTGATCAAAGTCGCTTCTTCTTGACATTCGCACTGCTCTTGCTGGCATGTTTGCTCCTAGCCGTATCAATGGTTTCCTGCCAAAAGAAAAATACATAGAAAATTATTTAGAATTTCTGTTAAGTTTTCTTTCCCTACAGAATCACAACTCGCAGAAGATGCATCAATCCACAACACATAAAATTCTAACTGCATACTATCAAAGTCCATTTCAGATCCAATTCCCTAAAGTATCTCAAATGCGTATATAATTTTCACCAAGAGGGTGATGAACAAATGGTATGTCATATGGTGACAGTCCAAAGATCATTAGAAGGGAAAGAGACCTTAAAATAGAACTAGTGATATGCACCAAACCATCGGGTCACATTCTCCACCATTCTCATCCACTGAGTTCATGAATCATTTCCTAGAAACTAGATAATGGGTAACAAAAAATCAAGGCAACCCTTGATTCTTATCTAGTAGGATCATAAAGGGCCACAATTGCTACATGccccaccaaaaaaaaaaattgtcttcTGAATTATTTCCACAAAATCACTCAGACAACACAATCAACCTTCAATTATTCCATCGAATATGATCAAGTATCAACAGTTGAccaagaaatttaaaatttaagcatCATCATGGAGGAGCCTTGCCTAATTCCACATCTACAATAAGGAAATAACTAGAACCAAAAGTATTATCTAAGGAAGAGAGCAAAACATACTGGCCAGCTAAAATCCGATCCATGTCCTGTAGCTCAGCTTCAAGGAATCTACAGCCACGCATAAACTTTTCATTCTGATATGAATCCTTTTTGCCTGCATAGGGAAGGCATATTCAAATCCCGATTCTTATTTCAACAGATATTATCCATTCAAATTTCATGAGGAATAGTATGGTTTTCTATTAACTTACCTGTGCGCAAGAGAAACGGTGATAACCCCATTTTATCACCTCTATTATCATCCCGAAAGTGTAGTCCAACCAAAAGACTATAATCCATAATTCTCTCAGCCTCCAAGAACTCGCAATCTCGATCAATTTGCCTATCACCATGTAGTCATAGGAAATTAGCAAAATACACGACACTGTGACATAACTGGAGTAAAGTAATAAAATATAGCTTACTTCATAAGCTCTTGGAACCAATTCCTCTGGAGGcgaaacacataattaagatccAGGTCTTTAAGGGTAGTGGTTTCATCAATTTCCTCTTCTGGCTTATCAGTTGAGCGGCCATGGGAGGATCCTTTCAGGTCAAACCGTCTATGAATTCGATAGTCAGAGCAAAACAGATTCCCCATCACAATGAACCGTGTCTGGTATTTAACAACAACAATTTTTGAGCAAGTGAGATAATTTCATCAATGATCAAAGCGTTGAATGAGAATAAATTCACACTTACCTTTTGGCCACCTATAGGTTTGACACAGTGCACACCAAAGAATTTTGTCACTAGGGAATTTTCGTATTTAGAAACATGTTGGTAGTAACTTGGAAGCATCCTTATAAGAACCTGATACAGCAAATCATAGACTTAAATCAGTCTAAGCATCCCTACCATTAAAAAAATGTTAGTTTAAGTAATTTGAAAAATGAGAAGCAAACAATTTTCCAACTTTAAAGAATGCATCAGGAAACACAGCAAATTTCACGTTAAGTCAAAAAGGGTGCCAACTAACCTTGACTTCAGATTTCTTTACTGTCTTTATCATAAATCTGTCATCCTGAGTAAGGTAAAAGAAGCTTCCACTCTTCCCCGGGGAAGAAAGCTCCCTAAGGGCATCACTACCGCAAATAGCCACCATGTAATCAGCAGGATCAACTTGGAATAGGTCCCTCAAATGTCTACAAAAAAAATCCAAAAGGAATGCAATCAACAATATAGCACAAAGCAATTAAAACAAATAGGAAGAGCAACAAAACATTTTGAACCAACCGTACCTAAACACTTATCTTCAAAATTTGCAGATAAACCAACGAATTGCAAACAAAGAACAGATATTCAACTAAGAAGAAGAAGCAAAAGCAAACGGACCTAAAAACCACCGGACAATAATCCTTCCACCGGAACTCGACAGATTGATGAGGAGGTGTAAGCTTTGATCCTTCAACAGGAAACCTAGTCCAGAACTTCTCCTTGGGATCAAAATCACTTGGCTTCAAATCGCGCAAAATTGAGGCATCTTTCCCAACAGAATACCTACAACAAAAAACACTCACAGTTACAGACAAAATCCTCAGAATCGACCTATTGAAATCAAGTGTCGCCCAAGGCTTCCAAGTGTATTCACCTGATACCCAATTGCAAGTTAAGCATTAACTCATAATTCTTATGGCCTTTGGAAATAGTTTGTCCTGGCTTCTTAATTTCCCCGCTAAAACAACAAGGATTCTTTCTAAATTGCCTAAACCCATCTCTGTAAATCATCGAAGCTTCCACATTATCAATTATATCACAGGTGATATCTCCGGCTTCACCATCGCTTTCCCATATGCAAATCCTTGGGAAATTCATGTTTCTTTCCCCTAAGCTTCCCCTCCCATCTACGGACGATCTTTTCCTCGGCATAAGCACCAAACTCTCTCCTCCTTTCAGGCAATGCTCCTTCCCGTCGTTCCCGTGATAAAACGTCCCGTTCAACTTTTGAGTTTTCTTCATGTTATCTCCGTTCCATGCTCCGATATAGCAACTTCCGTCCGGCCAAGAGAAAACTCCGTCTCCTTTGGGCATACCGTTTTCCCATTGCCCATCGTACCGGTTTCCATTTGCCCATATCAGGGTTCCACGGCCAGAGATGACTCCGTTTTTCCATTCACCGACGTATTCGATACCGTTACTCCAAACATAACGGCCGTGCCCCTCTTGTAGGTTTTTCCTCCATGATCCTTCGTAGTAATCCCCATTTGCGTAACACTTATGACCAAAGCCATGTTTTAGATCGGAGCTCCACGAACCACGGTACGTGTCGCCGTCGGATCCGATAAACGTCCCGAATCCTTCCATCCGACCCGACTTGAAATCACCTTCAAAAGTGGCTCCAGATGGCCAAGAAAACTTACCTTTCCCGTTGGCTTTCCCACGACGCCACTCTCCTTCGTACATGCATCCGTCTTTCCAAAGGTACTTCCCGGATCCGTGTGGCGCGTTGGTTGAGAAGCTACCTATGTAAAGATCACCGTTAGGGAGGAATTTCTCGACAGTATCACCCGAACCTATGGTGAAGAAAGACGCGGCGGTAGTCGTGGGAGTCACGCGCCGTGTGGCAGCTTGAGATCGGCTCCGGTGATGGTGATCCGTAGGAGTCGTAACAGCAACC is part of the Gossypium arboreum isolate Shixiya-1 chromosome 5, ASM2569848v2, whole genome shotgun sequence genome and harbors:
- the LOC108453580 gene encoding phosphatidylinositol 4-phosphate 5-kinase 1-like; translation: MEEVVLNEPSDVVLNAKKKKSDEEKDQLVVAVTTPTDHHHRSRSQAATRRVTPTTTAASFFTIGSGDTVEKFLPNGDLYIGSFSTNAPHGSGKYLWKDGCMYEGEWRRGKANGKGKFSWPSGATFEGDFKSGRMEGFGTFIGSDGDTYRGSWSSDLKHGFGHKCYANGDYYEGSWRKNLQEGHGRYVWSNGIEYVGEWKNGVISGRGTLIWANGNRYDGQWENGMPKGDGVFSWPDGSCYIGAWNGDNMKKTQKLNGTFYHGNDGKEHCLKGGESLVLMPRKRSSVDGRGSLGERNMNFPRICIWESDGEAGDITCDIIDNVEASMIYRDGFRQFRKNPCCFSGEIKKPGQTISKGHKNYELMLNLQLGIRYSVGKDASILRDLKPSDFDPKEKFWTRFPVEGSKLTPPHQSVEFRWKDYCPVVFRHLRDLFQVDPADYMVAICGSDALRELSSPGKSGSFFYLTQDDRFMIKTVKKSEVKVLIRMLPSYYQHVSKYENSLVTKFFGVHCVKPIGGQKTRFIVMGNLFCSDYRIHRRFDLKGSSHGRSTDKPEEEIDETTTLKDLDLNYVFRLQRNWFQELMKQIDRDCEFLEAERIMDYSLLVGLHFRDDNRGDKMGLSPFLLRTGKKDSYQNEKFMRGCRFLEAELQDMDRILAGQKPLIRLGANMPARAVRMSRRSDFDQYTQGGVGLFSHSGEVYEVVLYFGIIDILQDYDISKKLEHAYKSLQADPSSISAVGPKLYSKRFRDFIGRIFIEEE